The Alphaproteobacteria bacterium genome contains a region encoding:
- the trpB gene encoding tryptophan synthase subunit beta has protein sequence MNVPQQVNSFRTGPDERGHFGLYGGRFVAETLMPLILDLERAYTAAKNDPGFRAQMDGYLKHYVGRPSPLYFAERLTEHFGGAKIYFKREDLNHTGAHKVNNVLGQILLAKRMGKPRVIAETGAGMHGVATATMCAKFGLECCVHMGAVDIDRQQPNVMRMKALGAEVRPVQSGARTLKDAMNEALRDWVTNVHNTFYCIGTVAGPHPYPAMVRDFQCVIGNEVRAQIQEAEGRLPDSLIACIGGGSNAMGLFHPFLDDRGVEIYGVEAAGHGLDNLHAASVAGGRPGVLHGNRTYLLMNEDGQIQEAHSISAGLDYPGIGPEHAWLADMGRVNFLSATDDEALEAFKLCSRLEGIIPALESAHALARLPDIAAKKPTDHLIVVNLSGRGDKDLDSVARHLGGKF, from the coding sequence ATGAACGTTCCGCAGCAGGTCAATTCCTTCCGCACCGGGCCGGACGAGCGCGGCCACTTCGGCCTCTACGGCGGCCGTTTCGTCGCCGAGACGCTGATGCCGCTGATCCTCGACCTGGAGCGCGCCTACACGGCGGCGAAGAACGATCCGGGGTTCCGCGCGCAGATGGACGGCTACCTCAAGCACTACGTCGGCCGCCCGTCGCCGCTCTATTTCGCCGAACGGCTGACCGAGCACTTTGGCGGCGCGAAGATCTACTTCAAGCGCGAAGATCTGAACCACACCGGCGCGCACAAGGTGAACAACGTGCTTGGCCAGATCCTGCTGGCAAAGCGCATGGGCAAACCCCGCGTCATCGCCGAGACCGGCGCCGGCATGCATGGCGTCGCGACCGCGACGATGTGCGCAAAGTTCGGGCTCGAATGCTGCGTGCACATGGGCGCGGTCGACATCGACCGCCAGCAGCCGAACGTGATGCGCATGAAGGCGCTCGGCGCCGAGGTGCGCCCGGTGCAGTCGGGCGCGCGCACGTTGAAAGATGCGATGAACGAGGCGCTGCGCGACTGGGTCACCAACGTGCACAACACGTTTTACTGCATCGGCACGGTGGCGGGCCCGCATCCCTATCCCGCAATGGTGCGCGACTTCCAGTGTGTGATCGGCAACGAGGTGCGCGCGCAGATCCAGGAGGCCGAGGGCCGCCTGCCGGACTCGCTCATCGCCTGCATCGGCGGCGGCTCGAACGCGATGGGGCTTTTCCATCCGTTCCTCGATGACCGCGGCGTTGAAATTTACGGCGTGGAGGCGGCGGGCCACGGCCTCGACAACCTGCACGCGGCTTCCGTGGCGGGCGGCCGCCCCGGCGTGCTGCACGGCAACCGCACCTATCTCTTGATGAACGAGGACGGGCAGATCCAGGAGGCGCACTCGATCTCGGCCGGGCTCGATTACCCGGGCATCGGCCCCGAGCATGCCTGGCTCGCCGACATGGGGCGCGTGAATTTCCTCAGTGCGACCGACGACGAGGCGCTGGAAGCCTTCAAGCTCTGCTCACGCCTCGAAGGCATCATTCCGGCGCTCGAATCCGCGCATGCGCTCGCGCGCCTGCCCGACATCGCGGCGAAGAAGCCCACGGACCACCTGATCGTGGTCAATCTCTCGGGCCGCGGCGACAAGGACCTCGATAGCGTCGCGCGCCACCTCGGGGGCAAGTTTTGA
- a CDS encoding folylpolyglutamate synthase/dihydrofolate synthase family protein, translated as MTPVDSILARLLALHPKRIDLSLDRMRRVLERLGSPEKRVPPVIHVAGTNGKGSTIAFLRAMLEAAGKSVHVYTSPNLVRVNERFRLGSRGGGMLVSDAELAQALAECERANGESPITLFEIETAAAFVLFAQHPADYLLLEVGLGGRLDATNVIERPLASVVTPVSMDHVEFLGDTIEKIAAEKAGIFRAGVPAVIAAQTDLAAAVLERHAERARAPLHAAGQQWNAGVEHGRLVYQDEKGLLDLPPPKLFGRHQFDNAGTAIAALRAAGVRLPAQAIEQGLQRAEWPARLQRLITGKLVSLAPAGAELWLDGGHNADGGRAIAAALGDLEERVSRPLLLVVGMLSTKDRSAFLRNFTGLVRRVFGVPIHQEKGVPAEDIAASARAAGMPADAAESIEDALAKIGALGFDPPPRILITGSLYLAGEVLAANGTELV; from the coding sequence ATGACTCCCGTCGATTCGATTCTGGCGCGGCTGCTCGCGCTGCACCCCAAGCGCATCGATCTGTCGCTCGACCGCATGCGCCGCGTGCTGGAGCGCCTCGGTTCGCCGGAAAAGCGCGTGCCGCCGGTCATCCATGTGGCGGGCACCAACGGCAAGGGTTCGACCATTGCGTTCCTGCGCGCCATGCTCGAGGCCGCGGGAAAAAGCGTCCACGTCTACACCTCACCCAACCTGGTGCGCGTCAACGAGCGCTTCCGACTTGGTTCGCGCGGCGGCGGCATGCTCGTGTCGGATGCCGAGCTGGCACAGGCGCTGGCCGAATGCGAGCGGGCCAACGGCGAGTCGCCGATCACGCTGTTCGAGATCGAGACCGCGGCGGCGTTCGTTCTGTTCGCGCAGCACCCGGCCGACTACCTGCTGCTCGAGGTGGGGTTGGGCGGCCGGCTGGACGCCACCAATGTGATCGAGCGGCCGCTCGCGAGCGTGGTCACGCCGGTCTCGATGGATCATGTCGAGTTTCTTGGCGATACGATCGAGAAAATCGCGGCCGAGAAGGCGGGCATCTTCCGCGCCGGGGTGCCGGCCGTCATCGCAGCGCAGACCGATCTCGCCGCGGCGGTGCTGGAGCGCCACGCCGAGCGGGCGCGTGCGCCGCTGCACGCGGCGGGGCAGCAGTGGAATGCGGGCGTGGAGCACGGGCGGCTCGTCTATCAGGACGAGAAAGGCCTGCTCGATCTGCCGCCGCCGAAACTGTTCGGCCGCCACCAGTTCGACAATGCCGGGACCGCGATCGCGGCGTTGCGCGCGGCCGGCGTGCGGCTTCCCGCGCAGGCGATCGAGCAGGGCCTGCAGCGCGCCGAATGGCCGGCGCGGCTCCAGCGGTTGATCACGGGCAAACTCGTGTCGCTTGCGCCCGCGGGCGCCGAGCTTTGGCTCGACGGTGGGCACAACGCGGATGGCGGCCGTGCGATCGCGGCGGCGCTCGGCGATCTCGAGGAGCGCGTGTCGCGCCCGCTGCTGCTGGTGGTCGGAATGCTGAGCACCAAGGATCGCTCGGCTTTCCTGCGCAACTTCACCGGCCTGGTGCGGCGCGTGTTCGGCGTCCCGATTCACCAGGAGAAGGGCGTGCCGGCCGAGGACATTGCTGCCTCCGCGCGCGCAGCCGGCATGCCGGCCGACGCCGCGGAAAGTATCGAGGATGCGCTGGCGAAGATCGGCGCGCTCGGCTTCGACCCGCCGCCGCGCATCCTGATCACCGGCTCGCTCTATCTGGCGGGCGAAGTGCTGGCGGCGAACGGAACGGAGCTGGTGTAG
- a CDS encoding Gfo/Idh/MocA family oxidoreductase, which produces MTSGGAVELEGALNEGDRRLRIGAAGLGRAFSIMVPTFRDPRVALVAAADPRAEARRRFAKDFGGKAYDTVEELCADPDIEIVYVATPHQLHARHAILAARNGKHGLVEKPMALTLDDCAGMIAATRSAGVHLIVGHSHSFDAPILRTYELIVSGAYGAVRMITALNYTDFLYRPRRPEELDTAQGGGAVFNQAAHQVDIVRLIGGGCVKSVRAATGAWDATRPTEGSYSALLTFEDGAFASLTYGGYGHFDSDELMGWIGEIGQRKEPYARKPQGLAASAEEVALKNARNYGGANWSESVEQPVTHQHFGTIIVSCDRADLRPMPDGVMIYQNGTARLDPLPPPNIPRTEVIDELYAAVVDGKPPLHDGAWAMATLEVCLAMLQSAREGREVGLRHQVGR; this is translated from the coding sequence ATGACAAGCGGCGGGGCCGTCGAGTTGGAGGGCGCGTTGAACGAAGGGGACCGGAGGTTGCGCATCGGCGCTGCGGGTCTGGGACGCGCATTCTCGATCATGGTGCCAACCTTTCGCGATCCCCGCGTCGCGCTGGTCGCCGCGGCCGATCCCCGGGCCGAAGCTCGGCGCCGCTTTGCCAAGGACTTTGGCGGGAAAGCCTACGACACCGTCGAGGAACTGTGCGCCGATCCCGATATCGAGATCGTGTACGTTGCGACACCGCATCAGCTGCACGCGCGGCATGCGATCCTCGCAGCTCGCAACGGCAAGCATGGGCTGGTGGAAAAGCCGATGGCGCTAACGCTCGACGACTGCGCCGGCATGATCGCCGCGACGCGCAGCGCGGGCGTGCATCTGATCGTCGGTCACAGCCATTCGTTCGATGCGCCGATCCTGCGCACGTACGAGCTGATCGTGAGCGGTGCATACGGCGCGGTGCGCATGATTACTGCGCTCAATTACACGGATTTTCTCTACCGCCCGCGCCGCCCGGAGGAGCTCGACACCGCGCAGGGGGGCGGCGCTGTGTTCAACCAGGCGGCGCATCAGGTGGACATCGTGCGGCTCATCGGCGGCGGGTGCGTGAAGAGCGTGCGCGCCGCCACTGGTGCATGGGATGCCACGCGCCCGACCGAAGGCTCCTACTCGGCGCTGCTGACATTCGAGGACGGTGCGTTCGCGTCGCTCACCTACGGTGGCTATGGGCACTTCGATTCCGACGAGCTGATGGGCTGGATCGGCGAGATCGGCCAGCGGAAAGAGCCCTATGCGCGGAAGCCGCAGGGTCTCGCGGCCTCCGCCGAAGAGGTCGCACTGAAGAACGCGCGCAACTATGGCGGCGCAAACTGGAGCGAGTCGGTCGAGCAGCCGGTCACGCATCAGCACTTCGGAACGATCATCGTGAGCTGCGACCGTGCCGACCTGCGGCCGATGCCGGATGGCGTGATGATCTACCAGAACGGTACGGCACGGCTCGACCCGTTGCCGCCGCCAAACATCCCGCGCACCGAGGTGATCGACGAGCTTTACGCCGCGGTGGTCGACGGCAAACCGCCGCTCCATGATGGCGCGTGGGCGATGGCGACACTGGAAGTGTGCCTCGCGATGCTGCAATCCGCGCGCGAGGGGCGGGAGGTTGGGCTCCGGCATCAGGTGGGGCGCTGA
- a CDS encoding ABC transporter substrate-binding protein: MKAAFAAALAAASLFANAASAEDTVKLAVGQRGNWDTSVSEIGQRAGIFKKHGLVLDIVYTQGAGETQQAVISGSVDLGIAAGVMGVLGAFSKGAPVRIISAETTGAADLYWYVKADSPIKSLKDTDGKTLAYSTNGSSTHGIVTAFMKQYELKAKPTAMGGPAANLTAVMSGQVDVGWAAPPFGLDQLDKGDIRRIAGGNDADVFKGQTVRLNIANAAFLSAKKDVVTRYMKAYRETVDAMYKDPAALKIYADWLQITEAKAKRTRDDFFPPPAIEPDKIVGLDTIVKDAVELKFTAAALTKEQLAELIQIPPR; this comes from the coding sequence ATGAAGGCAGCTTTTGCCGCCGCGCTGGCGGCGGCTTCGCTTTTCGCCAACGCCGCGTCGGCCGAGGATACCGTCAAGCTCGCGGTCGGTCAGCGCGGCAACTGGGACACCTCGGTCTCGGAAATCGGCCAGCGCGCCGGCATCTTCAAGAAGCACGGCCTCGTGCTCGACATTGTCTACACGCAGGGTGCCGGCGAGACGCAGCAGGCGGTGATTTCCGGCAGCGTCGATCTCGGCATTGCGGCAGGCGTGATGGGCGTGCTCGGCGCATTCTCAAAGGGCGCGCCCGTGCGCATCATCTCGGCCGAGACGACCGGCGCCGCGGATCTCTACTGGTACGTAAAGGCGGATTCGCCGATCAAGTCGCTGAAGGACACCGACGGCAAGACGCTCGCCTATTCGACCAACGGCTCCTCGACGCACGGCATCGTGACGGCGTTCATGAAGCAGTACGAGTTGAAGGCAAAGCCGACCGCAATGGGCGGACCGGCCGCGAACCTCACCGCCGTGATGTCGGGCCAGGTCGATGTCGGCTGGGCGGCGCCGCCGTTCGGGCTTGATCAACTCGACAAGGGTGACATCCGGCGCATCGCGGGTGGCAACGATGCGGATGTGTTCAAGGGGCAAACCGTGCGGCTCAATATTGCCAACGCGGCCTTTCTGTCCGCCAAGAAGGACGTGGTGACCCGCTACATGAAGGCGTATCGCGAGACCGTCGACGCCATGTACAAGGACCCGGCGGCGTTGAAGATCTATGCGGACTGGCTGCAGATCACCGAGGCGAAGGCGAAGCGCACGCGCGACGACTTCTTCCCGCCGCCCGCTATCGAGCCGGACAAGATCGTGGGCCTCGACACGATCGTGAAGGATGCGGTGGAGCTGAAATTCACGGCGGCGGCGCTGACGAAAGAACAACTCGCGGAGCTAATTCAGATTCCGCCGCGGTGA
- the trpA gene encoding tryptophan synthase subunit alpha: MSTRIEKRFTALKAEGRAGLVTFITAGDPDAETSLAIAKALPAAGADVIELGMPFTDPMADGPAVQAAGLRALNAGQTMRKTLALVRDFRKGDDATPIVLMGYYNPIYIYGVEKFLADARAAGVDGFIVVDLPAEEDDEFCLPALNAGFNFIRLATPTSDDKRLPVILRNTSGFVYYVSITGITGAATPDPAKVKEAVARIKRHTDLPVAVGFGVKTAEHARAIAEGADGVVVGSVLVEAVRQSVDEPGGSVDATVKAVTDVVVELAKGVRSVRK, from the coding sequence ATGAGCACGCGTATCGAAAAACGCTTCACCGCGCTGAAGGCGGAAGGCCGTGCCGGGCTGGTGACCTTCATCACCGCGGGCGATCCCGACGCCGAGACGTCGCTGGCGATCGCGAAGGCGCTGCCCGCGGCGGGCGCCGATGTCATCGAACTCGGCATGCCATTCACCGACCCGATGGCCGACGGCCCGGCCGTGCAGGCCGCGGGCCTGCGTGCGCTCAACGCGGGCCAGACCATGCGCAAGACGCTGGCACTCGTGCGGGACTTCCGCAAAGGCGACGACGCAACGCCGATCGTGCTGATGGGCTACTACAATCCGATCTACATCTACGGCGTCGAGAAATTTCTTGCCGATGCCAGAGCCGCTGGCGTCGACGGTTTTATCGTGGTCGACCTGCCGGCCGAGGAGGACGACGAGTTCTGCCTGCCGGCGCTCAACGCCGGCTTCAATTTCATTCGCCTCGCGACACCCACGTCGGACGACAAGCGCCTGCCGGTGATCCTGCGGAACACGTCGGGCTTCGTCTATTACGTGTCGATCACCGGCATCACCGGGGCGGCAACGCCCGACCCGGCGAAGGTCAAGGAAGCGGTCGCGCGCATCAAGCGCCACACGGATCTGCCGGTCGCGGTCGGCTTCGGCGTGAAGACCGCCGAGCATGCGCGCGCGATTGCCGAGGGGGCCGACGGCGTGGTGGTCGGCTCGGTGTTGGTCGAAGCGGTGCGCCAGAGCGTGGACGAGCCCGGCGGGTCGGTGGACGCGACCGTGAAGGCGGTGACCGATGTGGTGGTGGAACTCGCGAAGGGTGTGCGAAGCGTGAGAAAGTAG
- a CDS encoding Rieske 2Fe-2S domain-containing protein, with amino-acid sequence MTPEENDLLCRVECDAPMGQIMRRHWIAVCLSEEVVEPDGKPLRVKLLGESLVVFRDSKGRLGVLDEFCAHRRASLVYARNEECGLRCLYHGWKFDYEGNVIEMASEPADSSIPQRLKQKAYPAREAGGFVWCYMGPADEMPAFEPPAFAPTPDARVSATKVRVRCNWAQILEGQIDSAHSSSLHSSDMVPAQVESAKATEANWLRPSTDKAPRFQIERTSYGFRYAAIRRPIQNEATHDYIRTTVYIAPFTALIPPNNVHNVATLLTPEDDTTTIFYFIAWNSADKPGVDADTWRRFNVLEWGVDVDANFNGIRTRENDYCQDRAAMAAGNFTGIAGIPNQDIAMWEGMGPIGDRTAERLGASDVAVAAFRRLMVEAARDVQNGKPAIGTTSPRLPHATISSYEGVVPKTVNWRTLGGGSEAPRERVA; translated from the coding sequence ATGACGCCTGAAGAAAACGATCTGTTGTGCCGCGTCGAATGCGATGCGCCGATGGGGCAGATCATGCGCCGCCACTGGATCGCGGTCTGCCTCTCCGAGGAGGTCGTGGAGCCCGACGGCAAGCCGCTGCGCGTGAAACTGCTCGGCGAGAGCCTGGTGGTGTTCCGCGACTCCAAGGGCCGGCTTGGCGTGCTCGATGAATTCTGCGCGCATCGCCGCGCCTCGCTCGTCTATGCGCGCAACGAGGAGTGCGGGCTGCGCTGCCTCTATCACGGCTGGAAGTTCGATTACGAAGGCAACGTGATCGAGATGGCGTCAGAGCCCGCGGACAGCAGCATCCCGCAGCGCTTGAAGCAGAAGGCCTATCCCGCGCGCGAGGCCGGTGGCTTCGTGTGGTGCTACATGGGTCCGGCGGACGAGATGCCGGCGTTCGAGCCGCCTGCCTTCGCGCCCACGCCCGACGCGCGCGTCTCCGCCACCAAGGTGCGGGTGCGCTGCAACTGGGCGCAGATCCTGGAAGGGCAGATCGACTCCGCGCATTCGTCGAGTTTGCATTCCTCCGACATGGTGCCGGCGCAGGTCGAGAGCGCGAAAGCGACGGAAGCGAACTGGCTGCGCCCCTCGACCGACAAGGCGCCGCGCTTCCAGATCGAGCGCACCTCTTATGGCTTCCGCTACGCGGCGATCCGCCGTCCGATCCAGAACGAGGCGACGCACGACTACATCCGCACCACCGTCTACATCGCGCCGTTCACCGCGCTGATCCCACCCAACAACGTGCACAACGTAGCGACGCTGCTCACGCCGGAGGACGACACCACCACGATCTTTTACTTCATCGCCTGGAATAGCGCAGACAAGCCGGGCGTCGATGCGGATACCTGGCGCAGGTTCAACGTGCTGGAATGGGGTGTCGACGTCGATGCGAACTTCAACGGCATCCGCACCCGCGAGAACGACTACTGCCAAGACCGCGCCGCGATGGCGGCCGGCAACTTCACCGGCATTGCGGGCATTCCCAACCAGGACATCGCGATGTGGGAGGGCATGGGGCCGATCGGCGATCGCACCGCCGAGCGGCTCGGCGCGAGCGATGTGGCCGTCGCGGCGTTCCGCCGGCTGATGGTCGAGGCGGCGCGTGACGTTCAGAACGGCAAGCCCGCGATCGGCACCACGAGCCCGCGCTTGCCTCATGCGACGATAAGTTCCTACGAAGGTGTAGTTCCCAAAACCGTCAACTGGCGTACGCTTGGCGGTGGGAGCGAGGCGCCGCGCGAACGCGTGGCCTGA
- the accD gene encoding acetyl-CoA carboxylase, carboxyltransferase subunit beta: MNWLTSVVRPKIRSLLKREVPENMWIKCPDTGQLVFYKDVEANQFVIPASNYHMRMGATARLKSMFDGEIWFDIGVPDVALDPLKFRDERRYSDRLKDARAKTGMNDAIKLGFGKLDGLPVVIGVQDFDFMGGSLGMAAGEAVVKGLETAAQKGTPFIMFAASGGARMQEGILALMQLPRTTVAVEMLREAKKPYIVVLTNPTTGGVTASYAMLGDVHLAEPGALIGFAGPRVIEQTIREKLPEGFQRGEYLKEHGMVDLVVHRHELKPTLARLCRVLTKAAAREAPKAAPIEALPPTAAAAE, encoded by the coding sequence ATGAACTGGCTCACCAGCGTGGTCCGGCCGAAGATTCGCTCGCTGCTCAAGCGCGAGGTGCCGGAGAACATGTGGATCAAGTGCCCGGATACCGGGCAGCTTGTCTTCTACAAGGACGTCGAGGCGAACCAGTTCGTCATCCCGGCTTCGAACTATCACATGCGCATGGGCGCCACCGCTCGCCTGAAGTCGATGTTCGACGGCGAGATCTGGTTCGATATCGGCGTGCCTGACGTTGCGCTCGACCCGCTCAAATTCCGCGACGAGCGCCGCTATTCGGACCGGCTGAAGGATGCCCGCGCCAAGACCGGCATGAACGATGCCATCAAGCTCGGTTTCGGCAAGCTCGATGGCCTGCCGGTCGTCATCGGCGTGCAGGATTTCGATTTCATGGGCGGCTCGCTCGGCATGGCGGCGGGCGAGGCAGTGGTCAAGGGGCTGGAGACGGCGGCGCAGAAGGGCACGCCCTTCATCATGTTCGCGGCCTCCGGCGGTGCGCGCATGCAGGAAGGCATCTTGGCGCTGATGCAGCTTCCGCGCACGACGGTCGCGGTTGAGATGCTGCGCGAGGCGAAGAAGCCCTACATCGTGGTGCTGACCAATCCGACCACGGGCGGGGTCACCGCCTCATACGCGATGCTCGGCGATGTGCATCTCGCCGAACCGGGCGCGCTGATCGGCTTTGCGGGCCCGCGTGTGATCGAGCAGACGATCCGCGAGAAGCTGCCCGAGGGTTTCCAGCGCGGCGAGTACCTGAAAGAGCACGGCATGGTCGATCTCGTGGTGCATCGCCATGAGCTGAAACCGACGCTGGCGCGGCTCTGCCGCGTGCTCACCAAGGCGGCGGCCCGCGAAGCACCGAAGGCCGCGCCGATCGAAGCCTTGCCGCCGACCGCCGCCGCGGCGGAATAA